The genomic segment ttgaggggatcgctaaacaaggaaacccaacacttctcaataagatctacacagagctctacatcacagagggtggaacaggagaggtcaataatgaacatgagctgagacagattgagacaacaaccaggaaacaagcaagaccagagactgcaatcaaatgtaatgacatcttcaaacccttaactggacaagacaaacctatcagaactgtgctgacaaagggagtcgctggcattggaaaaacagtctctgtgcagaagttcattctggactgggctgaaggaaaagcaaatcaggatgtccaatttgtattttcattcccttttcgggagctgaatttgatgaaaggggacaatcacactttcattgaacttctcaatcacttctcagtggaaaccaaacaatcaagaatctccatctacaacaagtacaaagttctgttcatctttgatggtctggatgagtgccgactgcccctagacttcaAGAATAACAAGATCTGTTGtgacgtcacagagtcaacctcagtggatgttctgctgacaaatctcatcaagggaaatctgctcccctctgctctcctctggataactacccgacctgcagcagccaataagatcccttcagggtgtgttgaccaggtgacagaggtacgagggttcaatgacccacagaaggaggagtacttcaggaagagattcagtgatgaggacctggccagcagaatcatctcacacataaagacatcaaggagcctccacatcatgtgccacattccagtcttctgttggatttctgcaacagtccttgaacacatgctgaaacataagatagaagagatgcccaagactctgactgagatgtacacacaccttgtggagtttcataccaaacagaagaatgaaaagtatcttgggaaagaagagacaggtccacactggaataaagagagcattctgtcactgggaaaactggcttttcaacagcttgtgaatggtaatctgattttctatgaagaagacctgaaagaggctggaattgatgtcaatgaagcctcagtgtactcaggattgtgcacacagctctttaaagaggaatgtgggctgtaccaggacaaggtgtactgctttgttcatctgagcattcaggagtttctggctgctgtatatgtgttcctctcattcatcaacaacaatgagaatctaatggCCAAACTGAAAACAACGTCCAGGAACTTTTTCTTGAGGATCAAACAAAGGCGTAAAGTTACTGTCTACAAGCCTGAAGTTACTgtctacaagagtgctgtggataaagccttacaaagtgagacaggaaacctggaccttttcctccgcttccttctgggcctctcactggagtccaatcagaagcacttacgaggtctactgacaaagaccagaagcagctcacagagccatgaagaaacagtcgagtacatcaaggagaagatcagggagaatccctctccagagaggagcatcaatctgttccactgtctgaatgaactgaatgaccattctctagtggaggagatccaaagctTCCTGAACTCAGGAAGTCTCTCAAAACCCAacctgtcacctgcacagtggtcagctctggtctttgtgttgctgacttcagaaaaggagctggatgtgtttgacctgaagaaatactccagatcagaggaaggtcttctgaggctgctgccagtggtcaaagcctccagagctgctctgtgagtaaataaaatgacatatcagaactaatcatcaggaagaaatattcagtttagagaaaaatctgtattataatatgtatataatattatattgaaTAACATACTGAATAAATtcattgattttcacattagtataacaatatgaccatacaattctaggagacggaagatgaatctatatgttgtttgagagaataaaccaaatgcatctaccattgtccttctacactactcATTAAAtcaacagtgtgtttgtgaagtcatgatgatctctttgtcaggctgtcaggctgtggagtcacagaggaaggctgtgcttctctggtctcagctctgaggtcaaacccctcacacctgagagagctggatctgagtaacaatgacctgaaggattcaggagtgaaactgctctctgctggactggggaatccccactgtaaactggagactctgaggtcagtattcctgtagttggtcaacaagtgataaatatatatatagatataatgtttcatattaggtgacagtacagaatgtcaccttttatttgaggttgatggtgagaggttagtatgttttgttgtagtctctgttattggtaatggtgagaggttagcatgttgtgttgtatcctctgttattggtaatggtgagaggttagcatgttttgttgtagcctctgttattggtaatggtgagaggttagcatgttttgttgtagcctctgttattggtaatggtgagaggttagcatgttgtgttgtatcctctgttattggtaatggtgagaggttagcatgttttgttgtaccctctgttattggtaatggtgagaggttagcatgttttgttgtaacctctgttatttttaatggtgagaggttgacTAATTTAATACACTAATACACTAACATTTacataaatgaatgaatgaatgaatagtaAATGTGTCATttcttcaaatggggggactagatacataaagtgtttTCATTTCAAAACGTGAAacagaaatgtattaaaataccctcaaataaaaggtgacattatatatactgtcacctcatatgaaacatttgatctgaaatccaaaatgttggagtatggagacacatttaaaatgttagcttcactgtctaaatagatatggtgtggactgtatactcaatacaatctaaatctgatacctcactgtctaaatagatatgatgtggactgtatactcaatacaatctaaatctgatacctcactgtctgtcttttgactgatactgctttttaacTCTGGTCAGTCTTCTcaaatatttgtactatacatgtttctatctgcaggcaatactttgatcatttgtcattttttatgatgatacactattttacgaatagatatggaaggtttcaggacactgatatatctgaatatgttgaaaacatttactgccactattttcaccaccaaagaatagcagtgtggttttaatatgatttgactctttgcaggctgtcaggctgtctagtcacagaggaaggctgtgcttctctggtctcagctctgaggtcaaacccctcacacctgagagagctggacctgagctacaatcacccaggagactcaggagtcagactgctctctgctggactggaggatccacactgcagactggagaaactcaagtatgtagagggtttatgtcaatgttcatatcagacatgtttgcTGAGTGTGTGTatctccagtgtgtttgtgtgtgtgtgtgcggccagtgtgtgtgtgtgtgtgtgtgtggccagtgtgtgtgtgtgtgtgtatctccagtgtgtgtgtgtgtgtgtcaccagtgtgtgtgtgtttttgtctccagtgtgtgtttttgtctcagtgtgtgtgtgtcaccagtgtgtgtgtgtctccagtgtgtgtcaccagtgtgtgtgtgtcaccagtgtgtgtttgtgtctgtgtgtgtgtgtgtgtgtctccacacgctagacacacacacacacacacacacactggacaaacacacacacagtacacacacacacacacacacacacacacaaacaagcactggacacacacacacacaggacaaacacacacgctggactcacacacacacacacagtacacacacacacaccaacaagcactggacacacacacactggacacacacacacacagacacactggacacacacactggacacacacacacagtacacacacacagtacacacacaaacacacacacaca from the Oncorhynchus nerka isolate Pitt River unplaced genomic scaffold, Oner_Uvic_2.0 unplaced_scaffold_1290, whole genome shotgun sequence genome contains:
- the LOC135568975 gene encoding NLR family CARD domain-containing protein 3-like — translated: MKGDNHTFIELLNHFSVETKQSRISIYNKYKVLFIFDGLDECRLPLDFKNNKICCDVTESTSVDVLLTNLIKGNLLPSALLWITTRPAAANKIPSGCVDQVTEVRGFNDPQKEEYFRKRFSDEDLASRIISHIKTSRSLHIMCHIPVFCWISATVLEHMLKHKIEEMPKTLTEMYTHLVEFHTKQKNEKYLGKEETGPHWNKESILSLGKLAFQQLVNGNLIFYEEDLKEAGIDVNEASVYSGLCTQLFKEECGLYQDKVYCFVHLSIQEFLAAVYVFLSFINNNENLMAKLKTTSRNFFLRIKQRRKVTVYKPEVTVYKSAVDKALQSETGNLDLFLRFLLGLSLESNQKHLRGLLTKTRSSSQSHEETVEYIKEKIRENPSPERSINLFHCLNELNDHSLVEEIQSFLNSGSLSKPNLSPAQWSALVFVLLTSEKELDVFDLKKYSRSEEGLLRLLPVVKASRAALLSGCGVTEEGCASLVSALRSNPSHLRELDLSNNDLKDSGVKLLSAGLGNPHCKLETLRLSGCLVTEEGCASLVSALRSNPSHLRELDLSYNHPGDSGVRLLSAGLEDPHCRLEKLNVEHGGENRMKPGLRKYVCDLTLDLNTVNRHLSLSEENRKVTWRREEQPYPDHPERFENWGQVLCREGLTGRCYWEVEWSGRMGAVIGVTYKGISRRGRGDDCCLGYNDKSWSLFCSDNSYTARHNNNPTTIDVPSSSSHRVGVYLDWPAGTLSFYRASSDTLTHLITFTSTFTEPLYPGFGVYDVDSSVSLCQ